In Phoenix dactylifera cultivar Barhee BC4 unplaced genomic scaffold, palm_55x_up_171113_PBpolish2nd_filt_p 000267F, whole genome shotgun sequence, a genomic segment contains:
- the LOC120105360 gene encoding E3 ubiquitin-protein ligase SIRP1-like, with protein MAKVEIHHLGDTVIQLQAHGVVHARPQVVVHLRVTEFDDLSASPAVMSLRFYLGQLSLLRAVPGIVSLVASNLDAKIRQLCERRLLLLAFQPAVELASGSSLELVIDIGTFLAPGCSAQDSELIDEWMFFRPLQEEELIFVQEYYYAEEESGFGGVPASKSFIQSLRRSPYGRGEGVQEEECVICLEDFDAGAEVSMTPCSHSFHSRCITQWLEKSHLCPICRYHMPTSSSYPQGQPMM; from the coding sequence atggCAAAGGTTGAGATTCACCATCTTGGTGACACGGTCATCCAGCTTCAAGCCCATGGAGTCGTGCATGCCCGACCCCAGGTGGTTGTCCATCTTCGTGTCACCGAGTTCGACGACCTGTCCGCCTCCCCGGCGGTGATGTCCCTTCGCTTCTATCTGGGCCAGCTCTCGCTGCTCAGAGCCGTGCCAGGGATCGTCTCGCTCGTGGCATCCAACCTGGATGCCAAGATTCGACAACTTTGCGAGCGTCGACTGCTCCTCTTGGCTTTCCAACCCGCGGTAGAGCTGGCGTCTGGATCATCTCTCGAGCTGGTCATCGACATCGGCACATTCTTGGCACCCGGCTGCTCCGCCCAAGACTCTGAACTCATCGACGAGTGGATGTTTTTTAGGCCTCTGCAGGAGGAGGAGCTGATCTTCGTGCAGGAATATTACTACGCAGAGGAAGAAAGTGGATTTGGTGGGGTGCCGGCGAGcaaatctttcatccagagtTTGAGGCGGTCGCCGTATGGTCGAGGAGAAGGCGTTCAGGAGGAGGAATGCGTGATATGCCTGGAGGACTTCGATGCCGGAGCGGAAGTGAGTATGACGCCATGCTCCCACTCCTTTCATAGCCGGTGCATCACCCAGTGGCTGGAAAAGAGCCATCTCTGCCCCATCTGCAGATACCACATGCCCACGTCCAGCTCCTATCCACAGGGCCAGCCTATGATgtag
- the LOC120105362 gene encoding F-box/kelch-repeat protein At1g16250-like isoform X1 has translation MEEEPVGDDREYQAIIPGLPDDLALRCLARISHGYHGLLECISRKWRDAIRSMDYAHMKARHERCGNWLFVSTADGKGQWDAYDPDADRWHPLPTVPTDCDESFCGFSCVSVCKKFLVIGGCYLYNKRSLAINDVILFDPFKKQWKRAANMQTARTDFACAVISNKVYVAGGGNSSCTKGLSSVEVYDPCADRWEDLPPMPFTLIECFSISYGGQFHVLGKREYNIQQDTYLIFNPVNQHWCIMEDLQLFCKLTHNYTTIQNGNIYTILEEGSIKKVDMDQKVWCTLGEFPAVVLPKHMRSLKPFTFGFVAFQQYLYVIGGMTLKYNLDTLSYGIVKLNSNRFCDMRKLPLEWKDARPMPIRSGRILGCAVMEE, from the exons ATGGAGGAGGAGCCCGTGGGCGATGATCG GGAGTATCAAGCTATAATTCCGGGGTTGCCGGATGATTTGGCATTAAGGTGCTTGGCAAGGATCTCGCATGGATATCATGGATTGCTTGAATGTATTTCTAGAAAATGGAGAGACGCAATCAGGAGCATGGATTATGCCCACATGAAAGCTAGGCATGAGCGGTGTGGGAATTGGTTATTTGTTTCAACAGCTGATGGTAAAGGCCAATGGGATGCTTATGATCCTGATGCAGATCGTTGGCACCCTCTTCCTACAGTACCAACTGATTGTGATGAAAGCTTCTGCGGATTTTCTTGTGTTAGTGTATGCAAGAAATTTCTAGTGATTGGTGGGTGCTACTTATATAATAAAAGGAGTTTGGCAATAAATGATGTGATATTGTTTGATCCATTCAAGAAGCAATGGAAAAGGGCTGCCAATATGCAAACAGCACGAACTGATTTTGCATGTGCAGTTATCTCTAACAAGGTCTATGTGGCTGGGGGAGGCAATTCAAGTTGTACTAAAGGACTTTCTTCTGTTGAAGTTTATGATCCTTGTGCAGATAG GTGGGAAGATTTACCACCAATGCCTTTCACACTAATTGAATGCTTCAGTATATCGTATGGAGGTCAATTTCATGTTCTTGGCAAGAGAGAGTATAACATTCAACAAGATACATACCTTATCTTCAATCCAGTGAACCAACATTGGTGCATCATGGAAGATCTGCAGCTGTTTTGTAAGTTGACACATAATTATACAACTATACAAAACGGCAACATCTACACTATTCTGGAAGAAGGGAGCATCAAAAAAGTGGACATGGATCAAAAGGTCTGGTGTACATTGGGTGAATTTCCTGCAGTGGTCCTTCCAAAACACATGAGATCATTGAAGCCTTTTACCTTTGGATTTGTTGCATTCCAGCAGTATTTATATGTCATTGGGGGCATGACTCTTAAGTATAACTTAGATACCCTTTCATATGGCATTGTGAAGCTGAACTCGAATAGGTTTTGTGATATGAGGAAATTGCCACTTGAATGGAAGGATGCTAGACCCATGCCAATAAGAAGTGGTCGCATATTAGGATGTGCTGTTATGGAAGAATAA
- the LOC120105362 gene encoding F-box/kelch-repeat protein At1g16250-like isoform X2: protein MDYAHMKARHERCGNWLFVSTADGKGQWDAYDPDADRWHPLPTVPTDCDESFCGFSCVSVCKKFLVIGGCYLYNKRSLAINDVILFDPFKKQWKRAANMQTARTDFACAVISNKVYVAGGGNSSCTKGLSSVEVYDPCADRWEDLPPMPFTLIECFSISYGGQFHVLGKREYNIQQDTYLIFNPVNQHWCIMEDLQLFCKLTHNYTTIQNGNIYTILEEGSIKKVDMDQKVWCTLGEFPAVVLPKHMRSLKPFTFGFVAFQQYLYVIGGMTLKYNLDTLSYGIVKLNSNRFCDMRKLPLEWKDARPMPIRSGRILGCAVMEE, encoded by the exons ATGGATTATGCCCACATGAAAGCTAGGCATGAGCGGTGTGGGAATTGGTTATTTGTTTCAACAGCTGATGGTAAAGGCCAATGGGATGCTTATGATCCTGATGCAGATCGTTGGCACCCTCTTCCTACAGTACCAACTGATTGTGATGAAAGCTTCTGCGGATTTTCTTGTGTTAGTGTATGCAAGAAATTTCTAGTGATTGGTGGGTGCTACTTATATAATAAAAGGAGTTTGGCAATAAATGATGTGATATTGTTTGATCCATTCAAGAAGCAATGGAAAAGGGCTGCCAATATGCAAACAGCACGAACTGATTTTGCATGTGCAGTTATCTCTAACAAGGTCTATGTGGCTGGGGGAGGCAATTCAAGTTGTACTAAAGGACTTTCTTCTGTTGAAGTTTATGATCCTTGTGCAGATAG GTGGGAAGATTTACCACCAATGCCTTTCACACTAATTGAATGCTTCAGTATATCGTATGGAGGTCAATTTCATGTTCTTGGCAAGAGAGAGTATAACATTCAACAAGATACATACCTTATCTTCAATCCAGTGAACCAACATTGGTGCATCATGGAAGATCTGCAGCTGTTTTGTAAGTTGACACATAATTATACAACTATACAAAACGGCAACATCTACACTATTCTGGAAGAAGGGAGCATCAAAAAAGTGGACATGGATCAAAAGGTCTGGTGTACATTGGGTGAATTTCCTGCAGTGGTCCTTCCAAAACACATGAGATCATTGAAGCCTTTTACCTTTGGATTTGTTGCATTCCAGCAGTATTTATATGTCATTGGGGGCATGACTCTTAAGTATAACTTAGATACCCTTTCATATGGCATTGTGAAGCTGAACTCGAATAGGTTTTGTGATATGAGGAAATTGCCACTTGAATGGAAGGATGCTAGACCCATGCCAATAAGAAGTGGTCGCATATTAGGATGTGCTGTTATGGAAGAATAA
- the LOC120105363 gene encoding uncharacterized protein LOC120105363 gives MELGLPEDKMVIITSAISVRKNAGGGSTYYDNSKAGLDRVPLDFKAYDASRLRISSESKANLPEGHAGVNEEEEEEEEAVLRGVEMVSAKEKVGVARHNLLEEQRRNLLSETEKMSLRGAKSQEFVDPWMSNLILRVFVSHSPFPFA, from the exons ATGGAGCTGGGGCTCCCCGAAGATAAGATGGTTATAATTACCTCAGCCATCTCCGTGAGAAAGAATGCTGGCGGTGGCTCCACCTACTACGATAACAGCAAGGCCGGGCTCGATCGGGTTCCGCTCGATTTTAAG GCCTATGATGCTTCAAGGCTTCGAATCAGTTCCGAGTCGAAGGCAAATCTTCCTGAAGGACATGCGGGAGTAaatgaggaagaggaggaggaggaggaggcggtgcTCCGAGGTGTGGAGATGGTTTCTGCTAAAGAAAAGGTTGGAGTGGCAAGACATAATCTACTGGAAGAGCAGAGAAGGAATTTGCTGAGTGAAACGGAGAAGATGAGCTTGAGGGGGGCGAAAAGCCAAGAGTTCGTCGACCCCTGGATGAGCAATTTGATCTTGAGAGTTTTTGTTTCTCATTCACCATTCCCTTTTGCATGA